Sequence from the Papaver somniferum cultivar HN1 unplaced genomic scaffold, ASM357369v1 unplaced-scaffold_150, whole genome shotgun sequence genome:
TCACCACAACAACACAAATGATTAAATTAAACATCAAACTCCTCGTTATTTAACCTTCAACAACACTATATCATCGTCAAATCCACACAAACTCTAGCTTCAGAAACTCGATCTTCATATTCACAGCAACatcaattccttcttctccaaatcctaataaaccctaatcgacaccaccaccatctcttataAAACTCGAATCCTCTGAATTGAAATCTTTAGGTAGAGAAACGAAGAAGAacgggaaaaaaaagaagaaaacagaagagaagaagaggaaagaaggataagaaagaagaagaagagaaaatatgGGTTTATCTTCTCGGTCGGTTGGGGATAAGGTCGAAAGAGAAATGGTAAACGCAATCACCCAAATGATATGGGAAGCCCAGGTCGGTCTGTCTGGGAAAAGACTAATCCACCCTTCATACAcaactgatgatatcttcttcgtccgatatcctattgacacgttcgagtagtctattatGTATAACTTTTGAGCTCTTCTCAaaaatactagtttcgtatctagatcgctgttagattaatttctattaattatcgtccgtgttaaactaatcgagttattattggCTAATTCGACagttgaccggtctaatagcgttgacgagttcGAGGGTCCTTACACTTGCAAAACCCGCACTACGACAGGAAAATACTTGATGCTACCCGCGAcgcgtttgtttttgttttggggaCCAAATGAAGAATCACTGTTTTAATGGGATTACAAATTCCCGACAATTAACGCGGATATACTCACACCCTACCCATGTTGCAAAAGCTACGGGGGATTCCCCCTTAAAAATCTTACCAACTGCAGCTGCTACAGGGGATTCCCCCCTTTCACAATTTGCAGGGTTGCATTTACGTGTTCGCTTATTGAGGGACAGAGAAATTAACAAGAGAAAAAGGGGGGTCGTTAGTATACGTAGCGAAATCCTACCTCTTCCACGTGAATCGCCGCTCTCCATATATGTCTGTCCAACACCTTCTCTTGTGATAAGTTTCGCTTGGTCATGTCCCGCTTTACGGACTCGTCCCATGTCATCTTTGGTCGGCCTCTTCGTTTCATCCTTCCTTCAGCGTGCCTGATGCGACCTACACGAATTGGTACATCAGGCGGTCTTCGCTGGGGATGCCCAAACCAGCGAAGCCGATGTTGGGTGAGCATCTCCTCGATTGGTGCTACCACAAGTTTCTTATGCACATACTCATTCCTGGTCCGATCATGCCTCGTATGCCCGCATGCCCACCTCAGCATCCGCATCTCAGTACTATGCAGCTTCAATATGTCCCGACTATTCGTCGCCCAACTTTCCGCATCATACAACATCGCAGGCCTAATTGCCGATTTttaaaacttacctttaagcttTAGCGGAACTCTGTGATCACAAAGGACGCTAGATGTCAGGCGCCATTTCTCCCAACCAGTTTGGGACCGATGTCGAAACTACGCATTAATCAGATAAAGATAAATATGCATTAATCAGATAATCTACTTTCATATGGCGCCTGACATCAAACACTATCTAGTATCTAGATAATCTACTATCTAGTAGTTTCTCTATCAAACACTATTCCAAACTTAAAGCATGTTTGTTTTTTGATGACTCGGAGTTTAGCTCTGATTCGGCCCCTGACTCGGCCCGAGTTAGATGTCAAaccgtttgttttttattttaagtcaGACCTGACTCACGATCTGAGTCAGACCTAACCCATGACTCGGAACCATTTGAGTCGGGTaataaaatacccctgactcatggtaACAACTTATTGACTCACAGTTTTTGAGTCAGATAAGtgagatctgactcaaaaaacaaacatattgagtcggATACAGATGAGTTaggtgatttcagtcagatccaGACAATCAGATTCAGAAGAGTCAGGAGTAAAAAATTTCCAGTCCCGACTCGGGCCCTTAGTGCTAAAAagaacgggcacctagctcacctggtcatccccgtttcccaaagtttcatgcgttccaggaggtcccaggttcgagcccccaatggcgtaatattgcagaaattaacatggaaggtagagttagttttcccccttgtgacacaatctcagccccccatccgcttcggctcctttggctaggttacccatgaggctcgttggtaggctagcacaacaacatgttcaattaatgtagtaatatgtcgttggagcttagcttgttaggcttccaactagtttcatgtaataatcgttatccaataatataaagaaaaagaatttaaatttttataaaattataatatactccctctgtttcacaaagacagtccgctttgactttctcaatatattaaggagaccatattattttacttgactacccttagttacttacctattttattttaataaaaatgctagcaataaagacaatccaaaattgttgtgagaattataaatacgaaatataaaaggaaaacttaaaagatatcgaatttatgaagtataaactttataaggaatttaatttttagagtcttggaagagttccaagaagacatgtatagctcgctcaactatggagtcggagtttattgcgttagataaagcaggagaggaggccgaatggctaagaaactttttagaagatattcctctctggcataggcctgtgccagctatatctatatattgtgacagcaaatctgcaataggtagagctaaaaatagcttctacaatggaaagtctatacatatgtgtagaagacatgattctatgaaattactaatctcaacaggcgttatttccatggattggacaaggtccaaggagaatatcgtggaccctttgacgaaaggcttgtccaaggagatagttagtaaagcatcgaaggggatggggcttaggctcaaataattaaacttgccatgaaggatactcaaccttgctgactggagattccaagatcaaggtttcgaatgagacaactaacttgtggtagttaaaggtaaacactatcagataattttattatctgtcccttccctatggtgttgatgtgatagtgtgactgcatatgggggatgacttttaattaagtcttaatgagttctatagtttcaatttaagattgaagtggggtgtagcagtaaacactcttgatggaactcacctatatgaatgaggaagtgggtcgcttcctatgagaatggagccaattctttagagcattctgagaaacaggatatgtccagggccaaaatggacaaaacggcacgaacttagcaacacttggaggatatcatgcgtggatattatttgaactacaccaaacgctagcagttcaagacatcgtgtTCACcatctagctagtagttccggtaacttctcactaagaaaggttcaagacctcatggacacctttgcctaaatggtattttccttactctgatgTTTTCGTTTTCCGAcgtttcattcatgtgggggattgttggagaaaatgagttttaattaaaagattttatggtcttggtatggtttgatctaatgacctaagggtctaaggatactcactcatttttgggtgaatgaagtggaacctttagtcccacattgtggaaaactaaagaggagctccactatataatcatacacttatgtatgaattgtaaaacgtgggtggagcgggtgggcaaaaatacatgtgggcaaaaatacatattttgacccatgcgatatgcgcgtataccatgcaccaagtccctttcctacacggatttatttttgggagaattttttctttatgaatttaattccaaaattatttttaagagttttatttgtgggaaattccttttacgagttttacttgtttttgaagaaaacaaaaaaaacataacttgatttgcaagtatctcatcctataaatatgactcgaaattctgttttaaaaacacacaagcagcgactatctctaggtctacttttcttcttcttcttatattttgtgcggcgttttacttccatccctgttgctgagttcaagagtgggtaacttgcgttgtgctaactcaagtcatatcgggcagtcttatcctagaCACATCTTcccacgttggggtttagcattacttcagagtatacccgcgaactaatgtgttaaggacaacttgttgaacctgtgattctgccctcatcaatttgttcgtggtagagttgtttgatactgttctttatatttactgtttgatacatctgacgttttttctattgttgcaagattccaacaataatatcttaACTTTCTTATCTATACGAAATTAATAAGCTtttataaaaagaagaaaatctaaTTTGCTATTACAGTATTTCCAAAACAACATACAACTACTTATAATCACAAATTAATATAATTATATAAATTGATCTAATTATGTGATCGCTTGCATATACCACATTTGACTAAATCATAATCTTAGCACGTCTCCCTTCCATCATGCCTTATCTACATCAGATTACACAGACTGATATTAATAAGAGAAAAATCAAGTTTAATGATTTTGATGCAGTCGTAAGTGTCATTTTGCGCAACTTGCGCGTGGCTGTCAAGATTAAAATGGAAATCTTGTTTAAATTGAAGTATGGAGATGAAAAGCCGTACCGAATGGTTTTGGTACGTCCCAGGGACTCGGATGTTTTTTATCTAGAAGGAACCGATTTAATCAGTCTGCTAAGGCTACGGGTTGGTGATTGGATTCAGATCGGTTACCCTGGCACTGGAAACACGTTTAACCTCACAGTGGACAGAAACTAATAATGAACCGATAAGTGATCTATTGAAATCACATCTATTTATcttaaattttttgttttgttcgaTTTGCTATACATTCTGATATTATACCCTGATTGGTTATTCTTAACTCATGAGCCATCcggatctgagtcgtctggatctgactgaAATTACCTGACTTGAGCCAGTTCTGGCTCAATATGTTTGTTCtgagtcagatctgattcaactggctcaaaaatatgtgagacagagatattttgttacctgacttaaACGAGTCCGGATCGGGGCTAGGTCTAAGTCGGAGGTCGAGTCAGATATGACTCAAAAAGGACAACAAACCTTCTGATCTGACTAGCCACGAATCATGTGTTGACTCAGAACCAGATCGCGATTCAGATGCAAATAAACATGGCGTTTGTTTGGGTTTGAGTCTGACTCGGCATCTGATTTAGTTCCAGGCAGATGTCAGATCATtcgtttttcatttttctgatatTTGGTTCGGGACCTTCTCATATATACGTGATCTATATTTATAGGAGTCGGGTATCATTTTGAAACTGACTCTTTCGACATATGTACGACTAGATTTAAAGAAAATTCTATCAGTCTGCTATAGATTTTTTTAGTACTATCTAGTTAGCTACATCTGGATGAGTCGCCGGATGAGTTTCCGGCCGGAATCACATAAGGGCCCCTATGGAGTAAGTTAAAAAAAAACAGACTAAAAGTAGAGATCCACAATGCTGGCAAACCTTATTCTATTTCCCTTCCCTTATCATTGAAAAGCACGGCACTGTTTGTTTTCAGCCTCATCTTCACATCATGTACTGATCATGTGTTGCCAATGACTCTTTTCTAACAATAACCACACACTAACTTGACATAAAAGTAATCCCTAAATAACTTCCATATTAAAGACAAACCACAGACTGCAAGTAATAGAAAAATTTAGAGTCCTTAAACATCAAAATCAAACTTCCATGAAAACTCAAACACAAAAAACAACCATGACTTCTTCATTCCTAGTCTCTAAAATCATCTCCTCTTTCTCAAAAGTTCTATCAACTCAAACCCACAAATACAAATTTCTTCAAATCCTCCTTCAAATTCTTTGCATAGCTCTGTATTGGATTGTTTTCATCATTAGGCTTCTTCCTACGCTGTACCCGAACCCGAAAACACCATCAAGACACTTTGATAGTTTCTCTGGTAAAAGAGAGAAAGATATCCATCAAGAAACCACTGTTAATGGAGATTCAACTAGTGTTTGTAGAGCACTTACACAAATTCTTTCAATTATTAATGAAATTCCAGTTAGTTCTCGGAAATATGAACTTCTTCGTTCACTAGCAGAGAAATTGATCGAGGATAATCTCAAAGTAGGGTCTGGTGTTCTTAGAGATATCAATTGTACAGTTCTTTCTTCTGCTTTTGCAAAGACTCTTCAGCAGCTTGAATCTGCTGTGTTGGAGGAAGTCAAGGAGACCACTTTGATAGAATCGTCTGAACATCGATTGGGCCGGATTCTGCATACAATTTGGTCATATAGCGAACGAGCATGGGCATGGCTTGGTGAAAAGGCAGGTGTTCCTAAACCGGATGCTTGGACTGCTGAGAAGTTTGCAGCTGAGCTGCTTTGGTTGGCTAGGAAGATGTCAACTTGTGGAAATGTAGATGTTGCTGTATCAAGCTGGGGGTCAGCTTCTAGGTTGGCTTGGCTCTCGATTTCGGCTGAGCCACGAGTTCAAGGTTCTCTCGTCAAAATTTCAGGTAACACTAGCAAAACACTAAATCATATGTTTTCCGTGCCTCCTCTGGCAGACTCTGCACCGAAGTTGTTTCTTAATTTGATGCGCAATTTTTGTTGACACTTTCTCTGCAGCGTTTTTGTTAAAGGAGGCGAGAAAAATGGGACAAACAGATGAAATGGAACAGTATCAAAACAATGACAATGAAGACGTAACGAAGATGATAAGGAAGCAAGATGAACAaagtgagaagaagatgaagttgttgatgtCATGGTTGCCATTCCTATGCAGGGCAAGCAAAGGAATTGATGCACCAGTCTTAAGCACCAGCGACAGAGTGGAAGTAGAGAAAGCTATTGAAGACTTGATAAGTACATTCAGGAAAGACCAACAAGAGAAAGTTTTAGCACTTTGGCTTCATCACTTTACTTCTTGTCCTCTCTCAGACTGGCCAAATCTTCAGCCCTGCTATAATAGTTGGCTGGATGCATCACGAAAGCAAATTGGCTATTTGATTTAACTGCTGGCTGGTCATATCCCACAAGAAGTAGATCTTGCAGAATACATGTACTTTTATTACTTCCGAAGTATGCATATGCATCAGTGATTCATGTACAGATTTCAGTTTATATTGCAGGAACGGGAAACCTAAAAAGAAATGTTTGCCATGCACTTAAGAAACCTAGGCCTTACTCTAAAAAATATTGCCACTACCATCATCACAATTTGGATTTCAAATAGTGCACTGCCAGTAATACCAAATGTATAAGAGAGCAATGTGTATATAAGAGAACATTAAGTTCGGATAAGATCCAGCTAAATAAATGAAAATCTACTCTAGATATGAGGAAGGATCTTACGATTCTTTCTACAATTACATGAAATTAAAAGCAAGCAGTCACCATCTCTGCATTTACACAACAAACTCTGCCATTCAGCCTTCAGCGAAAACCCCCATCAGATGGATTTATAATTTCATGCCAGGCCATTCCTGCAAAAATCCGTTTATACAAAAGCATTTAGAAACATCAAACTGATCCAAAGACCTTGCACAAGATATATGAACAATACAAATGACGGCTATTGGCAGTTTTTTGTTTACTTAAAAGCATAAATTGCTCAAGAAGCAACCACAACTCAATTGacaagaaaacataaaaaaactgAGGTTTAAACCAAACTCAGAGGCTAAATGGTAACTTGCTTACCTATGTTTCAGGGGTCATTAACTTTGGAATGCTCCCCTGTGCAATAACACGAGAAAGAAGTTCGTCAGAAGTCAAGAGTAAGATAAAAGAATCGAAAAAGACCAACAACGAGAAAGATGTAGGCAGAGTTCATAGTTAACTATCACCTTCTTCTGCAATATCTGAGGTCCATAAAGTGAGATTGTCCCTGAGAAGCTGCATGATAAGTGTGCTGTCCTTGTAAGAGTCTTCACTAAGTGTATCAAGTTCTGATATAGCTTCATCAAATGCTTGTTTAGCGAGGTGGCATGCCCTGCATGCCAACAAGTACATCACTTATAAAGGTAACCAATAAACGGACAACATGATCATACACAACACGAGAAAGATAAAATGAGAAAGAGAAATAGAAGAGAAGTGGTAAAATAAAACCAGAAGTCAGAGAGGAGGGGTTACATACCTCTCAGGTGAGTTCAATATCTCATAACAAAAAACGGAGAAGTTCAGGGCCAAGCCAAGTCTGATTGGATGAGTAGGTGGGAGATCTGTTGAGGCAACACTACTGGCAGCCTGTTTCATCACAAGTAGTTCCATTATGACTCGAGTTACAACATCGACCAATTGGGAAAGTACAACAAATGCAAAGAAACAGAGAAGCAATCTATATGTAACAGACCTCATAGGCCTTGAGAGACAGATCAGCTACTTCTTTACGTTCATTCCCCAACTTAATTTCAGCCAGATACCGATAGTAATCCCCCTTCCTACACAAGAAGAGAGGTCACATTCAGATGTAGAATACCAATACATTTAAGGTAGTAAGAAAAAAAGCACCAACATACTGAGCATACTTTAAAACCGGAACAACTCAGgcaaagaaaaacaaaccaaatGGATTGTTATCAAATACTAGTAAAACTCACATCTTATGGTAAAAAACTGTGGATTCTCCTGTGGAAGAGGATGATAGGAGGTTTTCATCAATGACAACCAAGATGTCACTGCAAATCTTTGAAAGCTCATCCTCAACCTTCTGTCTGTATTCTTTTATCTTCTGCGTATTCTGCCCATTTCCTTTTCCTTCTTCCTTCTGTTCAATGGAAGACAAAATCCTCCATGATGCCCTTCTTGCACCAATTACATTCTTGTACCCAACTGACACCAGATTCCTCTCTTCTACAGTCAGTTCCACATCCAATCTAGCAAGTTTCTTCATAGCCTCGACCATTTCTGCGATAACCATCAAATCCATTTTAGAACGTAACAATCATAAAATGTATCTGTGCATGAAACC
This genomic interval carries:
- the LOC113335959 gene encoding 14-3-3 protein 7-like; this translates as MNTEREKLVYLARLAEQAERYDEMVEAMKKLARLDVELTVEERNLVSVGYKNVIGARRASWRILSSIEQKEEGKGNGQNTQKIKEYRQKVEDELSKICSDILVVIDENLLSSSSTGESTVFYHKMKGDYYRYLAEIKLGNERKEVADLSLKAYEAASSVASTDLPPTHPIRLGLALNFSVFCYEILNSPERACHLAKQAFDEAISELDTLSEDSYKDSTLIMQLLRDNLTLWTSDIAEEGEHSKVNDP
- the LOC113335956 gene encoding uncharacterized protein LOC113335956, which translates into the protein MKTQTQKTTMTSSFLVSKIISSFSKVLSTQTHKYKFLQILLQILCIALYWIVFIIRLLPTLYPNPKTPSRHFDSFSGKREKDIHQETTVNGDSTSVCRALTQILSIINEIPVSSRKYELLRSLAEKLIEDNLKVGSGVLRDINCTVLSSAFAKTLQQLESAVLEEVKETTLIESSEHRLGRILHTIWSYSERAWAWLGEKAGVPKPDAWTAEKFAAELLWLARKMSTCGNVDVAVSSWGSASRLAWLSISAEPRVQGSLVKISAFLLKEARKMGQTDEMEQYQNNDNEDVTKMIRKQDEQSEKKMKLLMSWLPFLCRASKGIDAPVLSTSDRVEVEKAIEDLISTFRKDQQEKVLALWLHHFTSCPLSDWPNLQPCYNSWLDASRKQIGYLI